The segment TGGCGCGTCGATGATGACCTCGACGTCGTACTCCCACCCGACGGCGAGGTGCTCCTCGAGCATGGCGACCGGGTCGAGGTCGGCGGGCGGGCTGCAGGCGTCGTCGAGGACCTCGACGGCCGTGACCCGGTCGATCCGGTACGCCCGCCGGGCGTCCCTGGTGTGCGACCGACACAGCAGGTACCACCGGCCGTGGCGGACGACGACCGCCCACGGGTCGACCTCCATGACCCATTCCGATCCGGCCTCGGAGCGGTACCCGAGCCGCACCTGCCGGTGGTTCGAGCAGGCCTGCACGAGGGTGGTCGTGGTCCCGGGGTCGGGCCGGGCGGCGGCGCGGTCGGGGGCGGGCGCCGTGGTCCGGCGGACCACCTCGACCCGGGCGGCCACCGGCTCCGGGAGTACGCGCACGAGCTTGCCGAGTGCGCTGCCGACCGGGCCGGTGGAATCGCTCGCGTCGTGGTGGCCGTCGAGCACGGCCATGACCAGGCCGAGACCCTCGGCGGCGCTGAACATCAGGGGCGGGAGCCGGACGCCGCGGCCGAGGCGGTAGCCGCCGTAGGGCCCACGGACGGACTCGATCGGGATGCCGGCCTCACGGAGGATGCCGACGTAGCGTCGGGCCGCCCGCGCCGAGACGCCGAGCTTGTCGGCGAGCCTGTCCGCGGTGATGCCGGGGCTGCCCTGGACCAGTTCGAGCGCGAGGAGGGCCCGCGCTGTGGGACTCGC is part of the Streptosporangiales bacterium genome and harbors:
- a CDS encoding WYL domain-containing protein translates to MQPDASPTARALLALELVQGSPGITADRLADKLGVSARAARRYVGILREAGIPIESVRGPYGGYRLGRGVRLPPLMFSAAEGLGLVMAVLDGHHDASDSTGPVGSALGKLVRVLPEPVAARVEVVRRTTAPAPDRAAARPDPGTTTTLVQACSNHRQVRLGYRSEAGSEWVMEVDPWAVVVRHGRWYLLCRSHTRDARRAYRIDRVTAVEVLDDACSPPADLDPVAMLEEHLAVGWEYDVEVIIDAPLDIVARCVRRALGRLEPLDAETTRLVGSTSNPTWYAEQLAAAPASYRIVRCPELREAARVLGQRLLAAGASPADDVGESPEEVSS